A stretch of Procambarus clarkii isolate CNS0578487 chromosome 80, FALCON_Pclarkii_2.0, whole genome shotgun sequence DNA encodes these proteins:
- the LOC138357845 gene encoding splicing regulatory glutamine/lysine-rich protein 1-like, which translates to MDESGRNPDLPEGYGEGVPPWLIGHDGGYEAGSGVKRRYAEVVPPGSHDPRIKRARQGVVGSVPSALAEKLARMKTKLQKVEKNPRKKEHRQNLEEQRQAEMKQGQEKDKQLGQEKDKQHGQEKDKQHGQEKNKQHGQEKDKQYGQEKEKTHKLENNNERKQEKEIKMKKMKLLKRYFYIKNH; encoded by the coding sequence ATGGATGAGTCTGGCAGGAACCCTGACTTGCCTGAAGGTTATGGAGAAGGGGTCCCGCCTTGGCTCATAGGTCATGATGGAGGATATGAGGCAGGGTCAGGTGTGAAACGCAGGTATGCAGAGGTGGTTCCCCCGGGGTCACATGACCCACGAATCAAGCGAgccaggcagggagtggtggGCTCAGTGCCCAGTGCTCTCGCAGAGAAGCTCGCACGCATGAAGACCAAGCTTCAGAAGGTGGAGAAGAACCCACGGAAGAAAGAACACCGGCAGAACCTTGAAGAACAACGGCAGGCAGAAATGAAGCAGGGACAAGAAAAAGATAAGCAGCTTGGGCAAGAAAAAGATAAGCAGCATGGACAAGAAAAAGATAAGCAGCATGGACAAGAAAAAAATAAGCAGCATGGACAAGAAAAAGATAAGCAGTATggacaagaaaaagagaaaacgcaTAAGCTGGAAAATAATAACGAACGAAAACAGGAAaaggaaataaaaatgaaaaaaatgaaattattgaaaagatatttttatattaaaaatcaTTGA